A section of the Anabaena cylindrica PCC 7122 genome encodes:
- the lipA gene encoding lipoyl synthase has protein sequence MTVKPDWLRVKAPQWERVGNVKEILRDLSLNTVCEEASCPNIGECFNAGTATFLIMGPACTRACPYCDIDFEKKPQPLDPSEPARLAEAVRRMQLNHVVITSVNRDDLPDGGASQFIQCINAVRTISPNTTIEVLIPDLCGNWNALEIILQAAPEVLNHNTETISRLYRRVRPQGNYERTMELLQRSRQISPSTYTKSGVMVGLGETDAEVRQVMEDLRAVDCDILTIGQYLQPSQKHLQVADFITPEQFAAWKVYGEELGFLQIVASPLTRSSYHAEQVRELMKLYPR, from the coding sequence GTGACTGTAAAACCAGACTGGTTGCGGGTAAAAGCGCCTCAGTGGGAGCGCGTTGGTAACGTTAAAGAAATTTTGCGGGATTTATCGCTCAATACGGTTTGCGAAGAAGCGTCCTGTCCCAATATTGGCGAGTGTTTCAATGCTGGCACTGCCACATTCTTGATTATGGGGCCGGCTTGCACCAGGGCTTGTCCTTATTGCGATATTGATTTTGAAAAAAAACCTCAACCTCTAGATCCGAGCGAACCTGCACGACTAGCAGAAGCTGTCCGACGGATGCAACTTAATCATGTTGTGATTACTTCTGTGAATCGAGATGATTTACCAGATGGTGGTGCATCTCAGTTTATACAGTGTATTAACGCAGTTCGTACCATATCACCTAACACGACAATTGAGGTATTAATTCCTGATTTATGCGGTAATTGGAATGCCCTGGAAATCATTCTTCAAGCTGCTCCAGAGGTTCTGAACCATAATACAGAAACGATATCACGCTTATATCGTCGAGTACGTCCCCAAGGTAATTATGAGCGGACGATGGAATTATTACAACGATCGCGCCAAATTTCTCCCAGCACATACACCAAATCCGGCGTTATGGTGGGCTTAGGTGAAACTGATGCTGAAGTTCGCCAAGTCATGGAAGATTTACGAGCGGTGGATTGTGATATCTTGACAATTGGGCAATACCTCCAACCCAGTCAAAAACACTTGCAGGTAGCTGATTTTATTACTCCAGAACAATTTGCAGCGTGGAAAGTTTATGGAGAAGAACTAGGTTTCCTTCAGATTGTTGCTTCTCCATTGACAAGAAGTTCATACCATGCAGAGCAAGTTAGGGAGTTAATGAAACTCTACCCGCGATAG
- a CDS encoding PAS domain S-box protein produces the protein MNYLSVNWIAKRFGKVSLQTLLIVPFVLQTVGVVALVGYLSYRSGKVAVENLADKLMDQTAKRISDRLNTSLQTQQQAVAVNHRNTRQGLLNINNIEQVQNHLWQQINSFPSLIYTYFVTEAGDEIGYGRLVSQEAIAQGKKLTGEKLKIGTLYSSQIRTAQPKNRNYYLVNEQGKSRKMLHTLTMDNSKMSWYLHAKAAKKQTWAPIFVYRAFSTLGLYAVAPVYDANGKFQGIFGSGTVLSDISTFLSQLKFSPSGQTFILERSGDLVATSTLEIPFIKHDKKPPIRLPAIHSQDARTKAVATQMQQQYGDFQQIRASHTFKVALREEILFAHVDPYGDEYGLDWLVVTVIPASDFMGEIQANTNSTILLCGLTLFIVTSMGILTAGWITRPIIQLSRASQALAAGEWQQPLPENAAIAELQILAASFNRMGEQLQKAIQKSEEKFAKVLCASPDPITLINLTDGSYLAVNDEFLTLTGYTNEEVIGHTMDELNLLVHAQQAQEIYHQLQTQQTIHNYEMEWRSKSGEIKTGLLSSELIELEDDIFVLSVFKDISNVYNELRLRQKAEAELRESNHFIQQVADYSPQILYILNPNTWANLYVNRQSIEILGYTPEEFLQGGSQFFLDILHPEDLPLLSRNIAHWKIARDGEILTTEYRMRHKNGSWCWLRSRDVVFARDENHQVIKILGTAQDISESKQVEAALEKELIRTRILFNTSFDGIVILDSKGKVLDSNLSFAKMLGYTLEEVKTLYVSDWDAKWTKAEIQKLIEEVNLKKRVLFETRYRRQDGLIYDVEISANSVNWDNEIIQFCICRDITQRKQIEAALQQAHNQITFHIENTPLATIIWNDQFQVQEWSKQAEKIFGWSVAEVLNKNMFDWQFIFEEDLEQVKSEAERLISKESSICNNRNYRKNGSVIHCQWFNSTLLDEFGNLISILSFVQDVSDRVQAELELQQAKEAAEAANQAKSAFLANMSHELRTPLNAILGFAQLMNWDSKLLPEHQEQIKLIYSSGEHLLKLINEILELSKIEAGIMTLDKQEIDLFELLNSLNSMFSQQIRKKRLQLHQEILPQVPQYIIVDAQKLQQILINLVGNAIKFTQKGSIYLSVSLVNQPTKSSSEFNNLSYIQFQVIDTGIGIAPQDLDIIFDAFTQAPAGQHSLHEGTGLGLAISRRLVQLMGGEIILNSTFGKGSTFQFTIPVVVVTGTHIKPKKPTQRVTGLATNQPNYRILVVDDQALNRLFLVKLLGKLKLEVREAVNGEEAISLWQKWQPHLIYMDIRMPGLDGYEVTKQIRSIEQPDQSTIIIALTAQASNDDSEERSHRRLAIEAGCNDYISKPFRAETLFSKMAEHLDICYTYDNPAPPSLALKQALTAEDLAVMPQAWVVELRQASVSCEQTAVEQLITQIPPEHSSLALSLDQLTQNFAFEQIMKLAQTYLYGQKP, from the coding sequence ATGAATTATCTCTCTGTCAACTGGATTGCCAAGAGATTCGGCAAGGTGTCGCTACAAACCTTGTTGATTGTGCCATTTGTACTGCAAACGGTGGGAGTTGTTGCCTTAGTAGGTTATTTGTCCTACCGCAGCGGAAAGGTGGCAGTAGAAAACTTGGCAGATAAGTTGATGGATCAAACAGCGAAACGGATTAGTGATCGCCTCAACACCTCCCTGCAAACTCAACAACAAGCAGTTGCAGTCAATCACCGCAATACCCGGCAAGGTTTGCTCAACATCAATAACATTGAGCAAGTACAAAATCATTTGTGGCAGCAAATTAATTCATTTCCTTCATTGATATATACCTATTTTGTCACCGAAGCGGGAGATGAAATAGGCTACGGACGTTTGGTTAGTCAGGAAGCGATCGCACAAGGCAAAAAGCTAACCGGGGAAAAGTTAAAGATTGGTACGCTTTACTCAAGCCAAATCAGGACAGCACAGCCAAAAAACCGAAACTATTATTTGGTAAATGAACAGGGTAAATCCAGAAAAATGCTGCATACCCTAACAATGGATAACAGCAAAATGTCCTGGTATCTTCATGCCAAAGCAGCCAAGAAACAAACTTGGGCTCCAATTTTTGTTTACCGAGCTTTTTCCACATTGGGTCTCTATGCTGTGGCTCCTGTCTATGATGCTAATGGAAAATTTCAAGGTATTTTTGGTTCTGGTACTGTGTTGTCAGATATCAGTACATTTTTGAGCCAACTGAAATTCTCACCTTCAGGACAAACGTTTATCCTAGAGCGTTCTGGTGATTTGGTTGCCACATCAACCTTAGAAATACCCTTTATCAAGCACGACAAGAAACCACCGATACGGTTGCCAGCGATTCATAGTCAAGATGCCCGAACAAAGGCAGTTGCGACCCAAATGCAGCAGCAATATGGTGATTTCCAGCAAATTCGAGCTAGTCATACTTTTAAAGTAGCGTTGAGAGAAGAAATACTGTTTGCTCACGTTGATCCTTACGGAGATGAATACGGTCTCGATTGGTTGGTGGTGACAGTTATTCCTGCGTCTGACTTTATGGGAGAAATTCAGGCAAATACCAATTCCACGATTTTGTTATGTGGGCTGACATTATTTATCGTCACCAGCATGGGAATACTTACAGCAGGTTGGATTACTCGACCAATTATTCAGCTAAGTCGAGCTAGTCAGGCATTAGCAGCGGGAGAATGGCAGCAGCCTTTACCAGAAAATGCAGCGATCGCAGAGTTGCAAATTTTAGCAGCATCCTTTAATCGCATGGGTGAGCAACTCCAAAAAGCTATTCAAAAATCAGAAGAAAAATTTGCCAAAGTACTTTGTGCTAGCCCCGATCCCATTACTCTTATCAATCTTACAGATGGAAGTTATCTGGCTGTAAATGACGAATTTCTTACCCTCACAGGCTATACCAATGAGGAAGTAATCGGTCATACAATGGATGAATTAAATTTGTTAGTTCATGCCCAACAAGCACAAGAAATTTACCATCAGTTACAAACTCAGCAGACAATTCACAATTATGAAATGGAGTGGCGCAGCAAATCAGGAGAAATCAAAACTGGATTGCTCTCTTCAGAATTGATCGAGCTAGAGGATGATATATTTGTGCTTTCAGTTTTTAAAGACATTAGCAATGTTTACAATGAGCTTCGTTTACGCCAAAAAGCTGAAGCAGAGTTACGCGAAAGCAATCACTTTATCCAACAAGTTGCAGATTATTCACCGCAAATTTTATATATTTTAAACCCAAATACTTGGGCTAATCTATATGTTAATCGTCAGTCCATAGAGATTTTAGGATATACACCTGAAGAGTTTTTGCAAGGGGGTTCTCAGTTTTTCTTAGACATCTTGCATCCTGAAGATTTACCTTTGCTGTCCCGAAATATAGCTCACTGGAAAATTGCCCGCGATGGTGAAATTTTAACTACTGAATATCGGATGCGGCATAAGAATGGTTCTTGGTGTTGGTTGCGATCGCGTGATGTAGTTTTTGCTAGAGATGAAAATCATCAAGTCATCAAAATCCTCGGTACTGCCCAAGATATCAGTGAAAGCAAACAAGTTGAAGCTGCTCTAGAAAAAGAATTAATTCGCACTAGAATACTTTTCAATACTTCCTTTGATGGCATTGTTATTTTAGACAGTAAAGGTAAAGTATTAGACTCTAATTTGAGCTTTGCAAAGATGCTCGGTTATACCTTAGAAGAAGTCAAAACTTTGTATGTTTCTGATTGGGATGCTAAATGGACAAAAGCAGAAATTCAAAAGTTAATTGAGGAAGTTAATCTCAAAAAAAGAGTCTTATTTGAAACTCGCTATCGTCGTCAAGACGGTTTGATCTACGATGTAGAAATTAGTGCCAACAGCGTAAATTGGGATAACGAAATAATACAGTTCTGTATTTGTCGTGATATCACCCAACGTAAACAGATAGAAGCCGCTCTACAACAAGCCCACAATCAGATTACCTTTCATATTGAAAATACTCCATTAGCCACTATTATCTGGAATGATCAATTTCAAGTTCAAGAGTGGTCAAAACAAGCTGAAAAAATATTTGGCTGGAGCGTAGCAGAAGTATTGAATAAAAATATGTTCGATTGGCAATTTATTTTTGAGGAAGATTTAGAGCAAGTAAAATCTGAAGCAGAAAGATTAATAAGTAAAGAAAGTAGTATTTGTAATAATCGCAATTATCGAAAAAACGGTTCTGTAATTCACTGTCAATGGTTCAACTCAACTCTTCTAGACGAATTTGGTAATCTGATTTCTATTCTATCTTTCGTCCAAGATGTGAGTGATCGCGTTCAAGCTGAATTAGAACTCCAACAAGCAAAAGAAGCCGCAGAAGCTGCAAACCAAGCTAAAAGCGCTTTTCTGGCAAATATGAGCCACGAACTTCGGACTCCCCTCAACGCTATTCTGGGGTTCGCTCAACTCATGAATTGGGACTCTAAACTACTCCCAGAACATCAAGAACAGATCAAACTCATTTATAGCAGTGGAGAGCATTTACTTAAGCTGATCAATGAAATTCTTGAACTATCCAAAATTGAAGCTGGAATCATGACTTTGGATAAGCAAGAGATTGATTTATTTGAACTACTTAACTCATTAAACAGTATGTTTAGTCAGCAAATAAGAAAAAAGAGATTGCAGTTACACCAGGAAATTTTGCCCCAAGTTCCTCAATACATCATTGTTGATGCTCAAAAGTTGCAACAGATATTGATTAATTTAGTTGGTAACGCCATTAAATTTACTCAAAAAGGCAGCATTTATCTATCTGTTTCCTTAGTAAATCAGCCCACAAAATCCAGTTCTGAATTTAATAACCTCTCTTATATACAATTCCAGGTTATTGACACCGGAATCGGCATCGCTCCTCAAGATTTAGATATAATTTTTGATGCCTTTACCCAAGCGCCAGCCGGTCAGCACAGCCTCCATGAAGGGACAGGACTTGGACTCGCCATTAGTCGTCGGTTAGTGCAGTTAATGGGTGGAGAAATTATACTCAACAGTACTTTCGGAAAAGGTAGTACATTTCAGTTTACAATTCCAGTTGTGGTGGTCACAGGAACCCATATAAAACCTAAAAAACCGACTCAAAGAGTTACCGGACTAGCCACCAACCAACCTAATTATCGGATTTTAGTCGTGGATGACCAGGCTTTAAATCGGCTATTTCTGGTAAAACTGCTCGGTAAATTGAAATTGGAGGTACGAGAAGCCGTAAATGGAGAAGAAGCTATTTCCCTATGGCAAAAATGGCAACCCCACCTTATCTACATGGATATTCGGATGCCAGGATTAGATGGGTATGAAGTGACAAAACAAATTCGCTCTATTGAGCAACCAGATCAATCTACTATCATTATTGCCCTTACGGCTCAAGCTTCTAACGATGATAGCGAAGAGCGAAGCCATCGCCGCCTTGCTATAGAAGCAGGCTGTAATGACTATATCAGTAAACCCTTTCGAGCCGAAACCTTGTTTAGCAAAATGGCTGAACATTTGGATATATGCTACACCTACGACAACCCAGCGCCACCCTCATTAGCCCTCAAGCAAGCATTGACTGCTGAGGATTTGGCGGTTATGCCTCAAGCTTGGGTAGTTGAACTCCGTCAAGCTTCGGTATCTTGTGAACAAACAGCAGTCGAGCAGTTGATTACGCAAATTCCCCCCGAACACTCATCTCTGGCTCTCAGTTTAGACCAACTCACCCAAAACTTTGCCTTTGAGCAGATTATGAAACTAGCACAAACCTATCTTTATGGACAGAAACCATAA
- a CDS encoding carbon dioxide-concentrating mechanism protein CcmK: MTLALGMIEVYGVPTAVEAADAMCKAARITFVGYENTDLGRITILIRGDIGEVNMAVNQGLESVLKVNGGEILSHHIIPRPHENLEYVLPIHQSANIAQFNADIRFPSSLSN, encoded by the coding sequence TTGACATTAGCATTGGGCATGATAGAAGTATACGGTGTTCCCACAGCAGTGGAAGCAGCAGACGCAATGTGTAAAGCTGCCCGTATCACTTTTGTTGGTTATGAAAATACAGATTTAGGAAGAATTACGATTTTAATTCGCGGTGATATCGGTGAAGTAAATATGGCAGTAAATCAGGGACTAGAATCTGTTTTAAAAGTTAATGGTGGTGAAATACTTTCTCATCACATTATTCCTCGTCCTCATGAAAATTTAGAATATGTTTTGCCAATTCATCAAAGTGCAAATATTGCCCAATTTAATGCCGATATTCGTTTTCCCTCATCCCTGAGTAATTAA
- a CDS encoding NAD(P)H-dependent glycerol-3-phosphate dehydrogenase, translating into MPNGRLPPTPIPIPIPKSVVILGAGAWGTALANLARAKGHQVRLWSRQSSQTLAAVLQGADIALSAISMKGVRDVASVVKSCPLSPQTIFITATKGLDPQTTLTPSQIWQSEFPDHAVVVLSGPNLSKEIEQELPAATVVASKNSAAAEMVQLVFSSSRFRVYTNPDPVGVELGGTLKNVIAIAAGVCDGLHLGTNAKAALVTRGLTEMVRIGKVLGAKTETFYGLAGLGDLLATCNSPLSRNYQVGYQLANGKTLTEILTNLPGTAEGVNTCRVLMQISQQQHITIPITEQVYRLLETEVTPEQALDELMLREIKPEYNQ; encoded by the coding sequence ATGCCTAACGGCAGGCTACCGCCAACACCAATTCCAATTCCAATTCCAAAATCTGTTGTTATTCTGGGTGCTGGTGCTTGGGGTACAGCCTTAGCAAATTTGGCGCGGGCGAAGGGTCATCAAGTGCGTTTGTGGTCGCGTCAAAGCTCGCAAACATTGGCAGCAGTTTTACAAGGTGCTGATATAGCCCTGTCTGCTATTTCCATGAAAGGGGTGAGAGATGTAGCTTCTGTAGTAAAATCTTGCCCCTTATCTCCACAGACAATTTTTATCACCGCGACAAAAGGTTTAGATCCGCAAACCACACTCACACCGTCGCAAATTTGGCAATCAGAATTTCCTGATCATGCAGTAGTGGTTTTATCGGGGCCTAATTTATCAAAAGAAATTGAACAGGAATTACCAGCTGCAACGGTAGTAGCCAGCAAAAATTCTGCTGCTGCTGAAATGGTGCAACTGGTATTTTCTTCTAGTCGTTTTCGTGTTTATACCAATCCTGACCCGGTGGGTGTTGAATTGGGTGGTACACTCAAAAACGTAATAGCGATCGCAGCCGGTGTCTGTGATGGTTTACATCTAGGAACTAATGCCAAAGCGGCTTTAGTCACTCGCGGCTTGACAGAAATGGTTCGCATTGGTAAAGTCTTGGGTGCAAAGACGGAAACATTTTACGGTTTAGCTGGTCTAGGGGATTTGTTAGCAACCTGCAACAGCCCCTTAAGTCGCAATTACCAAGTGGGTTATCAGTTGGCTAATGGTAAAACGCTGACAGAAATTCTTACCAATTTACCAGGAACGGCTGAAGGAGTGAACACTTGTCGAGTTTTGATGCAAATATCCCAGCAACAACATATTACTATCCCTATTACAGAGCAAGTTTATCGGTTACTGGAGACTGAGGTTACACCTGAACAGGCACTAGATGAACTAATGTTAAGGGAGATCAAGCCAGAGTATAACCAATAA
- a CDS encoding DUF3318 domain-containing protein: protein MEPNIEIRRLLDVMPASGRMMTKIVSKPEQKKVIYAAFPLPWNRERPIYINFDLWRRLTKPQRDLLLLHQVSWLTGVKWIKPDIYQGVVLAGLLGGVVEVAQSDVVGVVIAGGLSAFAGVRIWRMNQSQESEITADITALRIAQRRNYSETEAAQHLLTAIETVAKIEGRSGLDFNELIRCQNLRAISGLSPAGIPENYQ from the coding sequence ATGGAGCCAAATATTGAAATTCGCCGTTTATTAGATGTGATGCCGGCTTCTGGACGCATGATGACCAAAATCGTCAGTAAACCAGAGCAAAAAAAGGTCATATATGCGGCTTTTCCCTTACCCTGGAATCGAGAACGTCCTATATATATTAATTTTGATTTGTGGCGACGTTTAACTAAGCCGCAACGAGATTTGCTACTCCTACATCAGGTTAGCTGGTTGACTGGGGTGAAGTGGATAAAACCAGATATTTATCAGGGTGTGGTTTTAGCGGGGTTATTAGGTGGAGTAGTAGAAGTTGCTCAATCTGATGTGGTTGGTGTGGTTATCGCTGGGGGATTAAGTGCTTTTGCTGGTGTGCGGATATGGCGCATGAATCAATCACAAGAGTCAGAAATAACCGCCGATATAACCGCCCTTCGCATTGCCCAAAGACGCAATTATTCAGAAACAGAAGCCGCACAGCATTTGTTAACCGCCATCGAGACGGTAGCCAAGATAGAAGGGCGTTCTGGTTTAGATTTTAACGAATTAATTCGTTGTCAAAACTTGAGAGCTATTTCAGGTTTATCCCCCGCAGGTATTCCAGAAAATTATCAATAG